In uncultured Bacteroides sp., the following proteins share a genomic window:
- the pyrB gene encoding aspartate carbamoyltransferase — protein sequence MENRSLVTIAEHSKEKILYLLEMAKQFENNPNRKILDGKVVATLFFEPSTRTRLSFETAVNRLGGRIIGFSDASTTSSSKGETLKDTIMMVSNYADLIVMRHHLEGAARYASEVAPIPIINAGDGANQHPSQTMLDLYSIQKTQGTLENLNIFLVGDLKYGRTVHSLIMAMRHFNPTFHFIAPDELKMPEEYKIYCNEHNIKYVEHTDFTEEIIADADILYMTRVQRERFTDLMEYERVKNVYILKNKMLEHTRPNLRILHPLPRVNEIAYDVDDNEKAYYFQQARNGLFARQAIICDVLGITLDEIKE from the coding sequence ATGGAAAATAGAAGTTTAGTAACTATCGCCGAGCATTCAAAAGAAAAAATCCTCTATCTTCTGGAGATGGCAAAGCAGTTCGAAAACAATCCAAACCGAAAAATCCTGGACGGAAAAGTTGTAGCAACTCTCTTTTTTGAACCTTCTACCCGTACCCGACTAAGTTTTGAAACAGCTGTAAACCGATTGGGGGGACGTATTATTGGTTTCTCGGATGCATCAACCACAAGTTCATCGAAAGGCGAAACATTGAAAGACACCATTATGATGGTTAGCAACTATGCAGATCTCATTGTTATGCGTCATCATTTGGAAGGCGCAGCAAGATATGCAAGTGAGGTTGCTCCTATACCTATTATAAATGCGGGTGACGGAGCCAATCAGCATCCTTCACAGACAATGCTCGACCTCTATTCCATCCAAAAGACTCAGGGCACTCTTGAAAATCTGAATATATTCCTTGTAGGTGATTTGAAATATGGACGTACCGTTCACTCCTTGATTATGGCTATGCGTCATTTCAACCCAACATTTCATTTCATTGCTCCGGATGAATTAAAGATGCCCGAAGAATATAAGATTTACTGCAACGAGCATAATATTAAGTATGTAGAGCATACCGATTTTACTGAAGAAATCATTGCCGATGCGGATATTTTATACATGACACGCGTACAACGTGAACGTTTCACTGATCTGATGGAATATGAACGTGTGAAGAATGTATACATATTAAAGAATAAGATGTTGGAACATACCCGTCCTAATCTGCGCATACTTCATCCGCTTCCACGTGTAAACGAGATTGCTTATGATGTGGACGATAACGAGAAAGCTTATTATTTCCAACAAGCCCGCAACGGACTGTTTGCCCGTCAGGCTATTATTTGTGATGTACTTGGTATTACTTTAGATGAAATCAAGGAATAA
- the pyrI gene encoding aspartate carbamoyltransferase regulatory subunit — translation MSEIRQELQVAALKNGTVIDHIPSGKLFTIVSLLGLERMECNITIGYNLDSKKLGKKGIIKIADKFFDDEEINRISVVAPHVKLNIIRNYEVVEKKEVNMPDDLKGIVKCANPKCITNNEPMATLFHVIDKNKCIIKCHYCEKELRKEDIVILQRRIL, via the coding sequence ATGAGCGAAATTAGACAAGAACTACAGGTTGCTGCTCTGAAGAACGGCACTGTAATAGACCATATACCATCAGGAAAACTCTTCACCATAGTTTCTTTACTGGGACTTGAACGGATGGAATGTAACATCACAATTGGCTATAACCTTGACAGTAAAAAGCTGGGCAAGAAAGGTATCATTAAAATTGCAGATAAATTCTTCGACGATGAAGAAATTAACCGCATTTCTGTAGTTGCACCGCATGTAAAGCTTAACATTATCCGCAACTATGAAGTGGTAGAAAAAAAGGAAGTCAACATGCCCGACGATCTGAAAGGTATCGTAAAATGTGCAAATCCAAAATGCATTACCAACAACGAACCAATGGCTACTCTTTTTCATGTGATCGATAAAAATAAATGTATTATCAAGTGTCACTATTGTGAGAAGGAACTGAGAAAGGAAGATATTGTGATTTTACAACGTAGAATTTTATAA
- a CDS encoding flavin reductase family protein has translation MKQDWKPGTMIYPLPAVLVSCGSEESEYNIITVAWVGTICTNPPMCYISVRPERHSYPILKKNMEFVINLTTKDMAFATDWCGVRSGKNYNKFAEMKLTPGKASVVNAPIIEESPLCIECRVKEVISLGSHDMFIADVVNVKADDRFMNAKTGKFEFSKSNPLVYVHGNYFDLGENIGKFGWSVEKKK, from the coding sequence ATGAAGCAAGACTGGAAACCGGGAACTATGATTTACCCGCTACCTGCAGTATTAGTTAGTTGTGGCAGCGAGGAAAGCGAATATAATATTATCACAGTGGCATGGGTGGGTACAATTTGTACCAATCCGCCAATGTGTTATATTTCCGTGCGCCCTGAACGCCACTCCTATCCTATCCTAAAAAAGAATATGGAGTTTGTAATCAATCTGACTACAAAGGACATGGCTTTTGCAACAGACTGGTGTGGTGTGCGTTCTGGAAAGAATTATAATAAGTTTGCCGAAATGAAGCTTACCCCGGGCAAGGCATCTGTAGTAAATGCTCCAATCATTGAAGAGTCACCTCTTTGTATTGAATGCCGGGTAAAAGAAGTTATTTCACTGGGTTCGCACGATATGTTTATAGCCGATGTGGTAAATGTAAAAGCAGATGATAGGTTCATGAATGCCAAAACCGGTAAATTTGAGTTTTCAAAAAGCAATCCTTTGGTATATGTACACGGTAACTATTTTGATCTGGGAGAAAATATAGGTAAATTTGGTTGGTCGGTAGAGAAAAAGAAATAA
- a CDS encoding porin family protein yields the protein MKKAFLLFLIIGWSLCGFAQEIATGTHSKKVNFGIKGGFNTAMYFVDEFKIKDITINDIQNNYKVGYFGGMFMRINMKKHFIEPELSYIVSKSEISFDKKGSQHPDIEPDYASINSTIHAVELPVLYGYNFIKEGPYGMAFFIGPKFQYVWNKKSKLEFTNFDQKGIEEKLHPFNINAVAGVGVNISNIFFDFRYELGLRNISKSVTYIESNGDGSENVANMIFKRRSNLLSFSLGVIF from the coding sequence ATGAAGAAAGCATTCCTACTATTTTTGATTATTGGATGGAGTCTTTGCGGCTTTGCGCAGGAAATCGCAACAGGAACACACTCAAAAAAGGTCAACTTTGGTATAAAGGGGGGCTTTAATACAGCGATGTACTTTGTTGATGAGTTTAAAATCAAAGACATTACAATCAACGATATCCAGAACAACTATAAGGTAGGCTACTTTGGAGGAATGTTTATGAGAATAAATATGAAGAAACATTTTATTGAACCAGAGCTTTCTTATATTGTGAGTAAAAGTGAAATTTCTTTTGATAAAAAAGGTTCCCAACATCCTGATATTGAACCCGACTATGCAAGCATAAACTCTACAATTCATGCCGTTGAGCTCCCAGTACTGTACGGATACAATTTTATAAAAGAAGGACCTTATGGTATGGCGTTCTTTATTGGACCCAAGTTTCAGTATGTATGGAACAAAAAGAGTAAGCTTGAGTTTACTAACTTCGATCAGAAAGGAATAGAAGAAAAGCTGCATCCGTTTAATATTAACGCCGTAGCCGGAGTTGGAGTAAATATCTCAAATATATTCTTTGATTTTCGTTATGAGTTGGGACTAAGGAATATCTCCAAGTCGGTTACATACATAGAATCTAACGGAGACGGATCAGAAAATGTTGCCAATATGATATTCAAAAGAAGAAGTAACCTACTCAGTTTCTCACTAGGAGTTATCTTTTAA
- the glyA gene encoding serine hydroxymethyltransferase: MKRDDLIFDIIEREHQRQLKGIELIASENFVSDQVMQAMGSCLTNKYAEGYPGKRYYGGCEVVDESEQLAIDRLKEIFGAEWANVQPHSGAQANAAVFLAVLNPGDKFMGLNLAHGGHLSHGSLVNTSGLIYTPCEYNVKEETGRVDYDQMEEVALREQPKMIIGGGSAYSREWDYKRMRQIADKVGAILMIDMAHPAGLIAAGLLENPLRWAHIVTSTTHKTLRGPRGGVILMGEDFPNPWGKKTPKGEVKMMSQLLDSAVFPGIQGGPLEHVIAAKAVAFGECLQPEYKEYQKQVQKNAAVLAQALIDRGFTIISGGTDNHSMLVDLRSKYPDLTGKIAEKALVSADITANKNMVPFDTRSAFQTSGIRLGTPAITTRGAKEDLMVEIAEMIETVLSNIDNEAVITSVRKRVNKTMEKYPLFAY, encoded by the coding sequence ATGAAAAGAGACGATTTAATTTTCGACATCATCGAAAGAGAGCATCAAAGACAGCTCAAAGGTATCGAGCTGATTGCATCAGAAAATTTTGTGAGTGACCAAGTTATGCAAGCCATGGGTTCTTGCCTAACAAACAAATACGCTGAAGGCTATCCCGGAAAACGTTATTACGGCGGTTGCGAGGTAGTTGACGAAAGCGAGCAACTTGCTATTGACAGACTAAAGGAAATCTTTGGAGCTGAATGGGCAAATGTTCAACCACACTCCGGAGCACAAGCTAACGCAGCAGTATTTCTTGCTGTATTAAACCCAGGAGACAAGTTTATGGGTTTGAATCTTGCACACGGCGGTCACCTGTCTCACGGTTCATTAGTTAATACTTCAGGTCTTATTTACACTCCTTGCGAATATAACGTAAAAGAAGAAACTGGTCGCGTAGACTATGACCAAATGGAAGAAGTAGCACTTCGTGAACAACCTAAAATGATTATTGGTGGTGGTTCTGCTTATTCTCGTGAATGGGATTACAAACGTATGCGTCAGATTGCTGATAAAGTTGGAGCAATCCTTATGATTGACATGGCTCACCCAGCAGGTCTTATCGCAGCAGGTTTATTGGAAAACCCATTGAGATGGGCTCACATCGTGACTTCTACTACACACAAAACTCTTCGTGGTCCTCGTGGTGGTGTTATCCTGATGGGTGAAGATTTCCCAAATCCATGGGGAAAGAAAACTCCAAAGGGAGAAGTTAAAATGATGTCTCAGTTGCTTGATTCCGCTGTATTCCCAGGAATCCAGGGTGGTCCGCTAGAGCACGTAATTGCTGCTAAAGCTGTTGCTTTCGGCGAATGTTTGCAACCAGAATATAAGGAATACCAAAAACAAGTTCAGAAGAATGCTGCTGTATTGGCACAAGCTTTAATTGACAGAGGTTTCACTATCATCTCCGGAGGTACAGATAATCACTCTATGTTAGTTGACTTGCGTAGCAAATATCCTGATTTAACAGGTAAAATCGCAGAGAAAGCATTGGTTTCTGCAGATATTACAGCAAACAAGAACATGGTTCCATTTGATACTCGTTCTGCATTCCAGACTTCAGGTATCCGTTTGGGAACTCCTGCTATCACAACCCGTGGTGCTAAGGAAGACTTAATGGTAGAGATTGCTGAAATGATTGAAACTGTTCTTTCTAACATCGATAATGAAGCTGTTATCACTTCAGTTCGTAAAAGAGTAAACAAAACAATGGAAAAATACCCATTATTTGCTTATTAA